A region of Solanum dulcamara chromosome 7, daSolDulc1.2, whole genome shotgun sequence DNA encodes the following proteins:
- the LOC129896658 gene encoding probable serine/threonine-protein kinase At1g54610 codes for MGCVFGKIHIVSRRRQNSNNRDAVVGATGDEVKITQPPPPSAVEAKGPNHTESVSEYYSFRTSGNSFATNQQGWPSWLVAVAGDAIKDWTPRRANTFQKLDKIGQGTYSNVYKAKDLITGKIVALKKVRFDTLEPESVKFMAREILVLKKLNHPNVIKLEGLVTSRMSSSLYLVFEYMEHDLAGLAAVQKVKFTESQVKCYMKQLLSGLEHCHNNGVLHRDVKGSNLLIDNEGILKIADFGLAAFYDPEHKQPMTSRVVTLWYRPPELLLGATHYGVGVDLWSAGCILAELLAKKPIMPGRTEVEQLHKIFKLCGSPSEEYWKKFKLPNATLFKPQQSYKRCIADTFKDFPPSSLPLIETLLAIDPDERGTATAALNSEFFTTEPYPCEPSSLPKYPPSKEMDVKLRDEAARRQSGLHGKAHAGDGTRKVRLRERVSRAIPAPEANAELQPNLDRWRVMTQANAKSKSEKFPPPHQDGAVGYPLDASHNGPASFSVADASFNSSFNPKARSLRSTTTTAGTSRQRRNKKEEPHMASSRKLIHAFLPSSVRLSIDMRLRGRASVSETFSHHR; via the exons ATGGGATGTGTTTTTGGAAAGATTCATATCGTAAGTCGGAGGAGACAGAATTCTAACAATCGGGACGCCGTTGTTGGGGCTACCGGGGATGAGGTGAAGATCACTCAACCTCCGCCGCCATCAGCGGTGGAGGCAAAAGGACCAAATCACACTGAGTCGGTGTCTGAGTATTACAGTTTCAGAACATCGGGAAACTCTTTTGCGACGAATCAGCAAGGGTGGCCGTCGTGGCTTGTAGCCGTTGCCGGAGATGCTATAAAAGACTGGACTCCACGCCGAGCGAATACCTTCCAGAAACTTGATAAG ATTGGGCAAGGAACATATAGTAATGTATATAAAGCAAAGGACTTGATAACAGGGAAGATTGTTGCATTGAAGAAAGTTAGGTTTGATACACTGGAGCCAGAGAGTGTTAAGTTCATGGCAAGAGAAATACTAGTGTTGAAAAAATTGAACCATCCCAATGTCATCAAACTTGAAGGTTTGGTAACTTCAAGAATGTCGTCTAGTTTGTACCTTGTTTTCGAGTACATGGAGCATGATCTGGCTGGTCTAGCTGCTGTTCAAAAGGTCAAATTTACTGAATCACAG GTAAAGTGCTACATGAAACAGTTACTGTCTGGTCTTGAGCATTGTCACAATAATGGAGTCCTCCACCGTGATGTAAAAGGTTCCAATTTGCTGATTGATAACGAAGGAATTCTGAAAATAGCTGATTTTGGATTAGCTGCATTTTATGATCCTGAACACAAGCAACCTATGACTAGTCGTGTTGTGACTCTCTGGTACCGTCCACCTGAACTTCTGCTTGGAGCTACTCATTACGGTGTTGGTGTTGACCTGTGGAGTGCTGGGTGCATTTTGGCTGAGTTACTTGCAAAGAAGCCAATAATGCCAGGGAGAACGGAG GTTGAGCAACtccataaaatatttaagttgtGTGGCTCTCCATCCGAGGAATATTGGAAGAAATTCAAGTTACCAAATGCTACTCTGTTTAAACCACAACAATCTTATAAACGCTGCATTGCGGATACATTCAAGGATTTTCCACCCTCTTCACTTCCTCTGATTGAAACACTTCTTGCTATCGATCCCGATGAAAGAGGCACAGCAACTGCAGCTTTGAACAGCGAA TTCTTTACAACTGAACCATATCCATGTGAGCCTTCAAGCTTGCCAAAGTATCCTCCTAGCAAGGAAATGGATGTAAAACTGAGAGATGAAGCTGCCAGGAG gcaaAGTGGTTTGCACGGAAAAGCTCACGCTGGTGATGGCACCAGGAAAGTGAGACTTCGTGAGAGAGTTAGCCGTGCAATTCCAGCTCCGGAGGCAAATGCTGAACTCCAACCAAACCTAGAT AGGTGGAGGGTGATGACACAGGCTAATGCTAAGAGCAAGAGTGAAAAATTTCCTCCGCCACATCAAGATGGAGCAGTTGGATACCCTCTTGATGCATCACATaatggacctgcatcatttagtgtagctgatgcttcttttaattCAAGTTTCAATCCAAAGGCACGATCTTTGAGAAGCACCACAACTACAGCTGGGACATCGAGGCAGAGGAGAAACAAGAAAGAAGAGCCTCATATGGCTTCGTCTCGTAAACTTATCCATGCATTCCTTCCTTCTTCTGTTAGACTATCTATAGATATGAGACTGAGGGGTAGAGCTTCTGTTTCAGAGACATTTAGTCACCATAGATAA
- the LOC129896659 gene encoding pyruvate dehydrogenase E1 component subunit beta-1, mitochondrial-like yields the protein MSGIIGRKMASRGVSGLNMNQFLLGSRVFASRNFSSAAKEMTVRDALNSALDEEMSADPKVFVMGEEVGEYQGAYKITKGLLSKYGPERVVDTPITEAGFTGMGVGAAYHGLKPVIEFMTFNFSMQAIDHIINSAAKSNYMSAGQISVPIVFRGPNGAAAGVGAQHSQCYAAWFGACPGLKVLAPYSSEDARGLLKAAIRDPDPVVFLENELLYGESFPVSAEVLDSSFSLPIGKAKIEREGKDITITAFSKMVGYALKAAEILAKEGISAEVINLRSIRPLDRPTINASVRKTNRLLTVEEGFPQHGVGAEICASVVEESFEYLDAPVERISGADVPMPYAANLERMAVPQIEDIVRAAKRACYRAAKSVPLAATA from the exons ATGTCTGGGATTATAGGTCGAAAAATGGCCAGCAGAGGCGTTTCTGGTTTG AATATGAATCAGTTCCTGCTGGGAAGCAGGGTATTTGCATCTAGAAATTTTTCTTCAGCAGCTAAAGAG ATGACTGTCCGTGATGCTCTAAATTCTGCTCTGGATGAAGAAATGTCTGCGGATCCAAAGGTCTTTGTAATGGGGGAGGAG GTTGGTGAATACCAAGGAGCCTATAAG ATTACCAAAGGGCTGTTGAGTAAATATGGTCCAGAAAGAGTTGTTGATACACCCATTACTGAG GCTGGATTTACTGGAATGGGAGTTGGTGCTGCTTATCATGGTCTGAAACCTGTTATAGAATTCATGACTTTCAACTTTTCAATGCAG GCAATTGACCATATTATCAATTCTGCTGCAAAATCAAATTACATGTCTGCCGGTCAGATCTCAGTCCCCATCGTCTTCAGGGGTCCTAATGGTGCTGCAGCTGGCGTTGGTGCTCAACATTCTCAG TGCTATGCGGCATGGTTTGGTGCATGTCCTGGATTGAAGGTGCTAGCTCCATACTCTTCTGAAGATGCTCGCGGCCTGCTAAAAGCTGCTATCAGGGATCCTGATCCTGTTGTTTTTCTGGAAAATGAGTTGCT ATATGGTGAGTCTTTTCCTGTTTCTGCCGAAGTTCTTGATTCTAGTTTCTCTCTTCCCATTGGAAAAGCTAAG ATTGAACGTGAAGGAAAGGATATCACAATTACTGCTTTCTCAAAGATGGTTGGTTATGCTCTTAAG GCTGCCGAAATTCTTGCAAAAGAGGGAATTAGTGCTGAG GTCATAAATTTGCGCTCTATCCGACCACTTGATAGACCCACCATTAATGCTTCCGTGAGGAAAACCAACAGACTTTTAACTGTTGAAGAAGGGTTCCCACAACACGGCGTTGGAGCTGAGATCTG TGCATCTGTGGTTGAGGAAAGTTTTGAGTATCTTGATGCACCAGTCGAGAGGATATCTGGGGCTGATGTTCCTATGCCATATGCAGCAAATCTGGAAAGAATGGCTGTTCCACAG ATTGAAGATATTGTTCGTGCAGCAAAGAGGGCATGTTACAGAGCAGCAAAATCAGTTCCACTGGCTGCAACTGCTTAA